Proteins co-encoded in one Magnetococcales bacterium genomic window:
- a CDS encoding PqqD family peptide modification chaperone, with protein sequence MSSAIFSNSWYRVALLRPRLRGQARVLRHFYRGQRWHILQDRASGRFLRLNPAAYGVVSMFDGFHSLDEIWKHLCERNGDNAPTQDEIVQLLNQLHQANVLLTDRSPDLEDMSERRSRVHWQKLKQYIANPLSLKIPLFDPDRLLRRILALVPRWFMVMIPWLWLILVVSGAIQAAMHWDELTRDLTARAFTAENILLLWFVFPILKAVHEMGHGLVVKHHGGACHEMGLMFLVLVPVPYVDASATIAFPDKFRRMQVGAAGMMAELAVASVAMALWVEISPGLGRAILHEIILVAGLTTLIFNINPLIRFDGYYIFSDALEIPNLGQKSNQYLGHIVHRHLFGVAESQPPPMTPGEAAWLLVYAVASFFYRMFIAVAIILLVAGNYFFIGVLLAFWSAWGMLIAPLWRQIKSLATSPSLEGHRLRAAGLSGLGAVLLLIGIGLVPVSAWTMTEGVIWMPEESRIRAPLHCLGDAVLRMPGTDVRTGEPLLTCADPELEARHKQLRQQRREVASRLELAATFDRMQAQIAAFELDHVAEQLADLESRRKAMTMTSPHEGMFVMAAPVDYPGRYLKRGDVVAFVLDPSRFTLLAVVPQGAVDLVRHHTLGVELRAVDRIWDLLPARIVREVPAATHDLPSLALSLAGGGTIGLNPDAPEPKALTPLFQFELAFSGDRIPKALGNRIHVRFVHEDAPLAVQWYRELRQLFLKRFAV encoded by the coding sequence GTGTCTTCGGCTATTTTTTCCAATTCATGGTATCGAGTCGCCCTGCTCCGACCGCGATTGCGTGGACAGGCCCGGGTGCTGCGTCATTTCTATCGCGGTCAGCGGTGGCATATTCTCCAGGATCGGGCCAGTGGCCGGTTTTTGCGACTGAATCCCGCCGCCTATGGCGTGGTGTCGATGTTTGACGGTTTTCATTCCCTGGATGAAATCTGGAAGCATCTGTGCGAACGGAATGGCGACAACGCGCCAACCCAGGATGAAATCGTCCAGTTGCTCAATCAACTCCATCAGGCCAACGTTCTTCTGACCGATCGTTCCCCCGACCTCGAAGACATGAGCGAACGCCGGTCGCGGGTTCACTGGCAAAAGCTCAAACAGTACATCGCCAATCCCCTTTCCCTGAAAATACCACTTTTCGACCCCGATCGGCTTTTGCGTCGCATTCTGGCGCTTGTCCCGCGATGGTTCATGGTGATGATCCCCTGGCTGTGGCTGATTCTGGTCGTGTCCGGGGCGATCCAGGCGGCGATGCATTGGGATGAACTGACCCGGGATCTGACGGCACGGGCGTTCACCGCCGAGAACATACTGTTGCTCTGGTTCGTCTTTCCGATCCTCAAGGCGGTTCACGAGATGGGGCACGGCCTGGTGGTCAAACATCATGGTGGTGCCTGTCACGAGATGGGACTGATGTTTCTGGTATTGGTTCCCGTTCCCTATGTCGATGCCTCCGCCACCATCGCCTTTCCCGATAAATTCAGGCGAATGCAGGTCGGGGCCGCGGGAATGATGGCGGAACTGGCGGTCGCTTCGGTGGCGATGGCCCTCTGGGTCGAGATCAGTCCCGGTCTGGGACGGGCCATTCTGCATGAAATCATTCTTGTGGCGGGATTGACGACCCTCATATTCAACATCAATCCCCTGATCCGCTTCGATGGCTACTATATTTTTTCCGATGCCCTGGAAATTCCCAATCTGGGTCAGAAGTCCAATCAGTATCTGGGACACATTGTCCATCGTCATCTGTTCGGCGTCGCCGAGAGCCAACCCCCGCCGATGACTCCGGGAGAGGCCGCATGGCTCCTGGTTTATGCCGTCGCCTCGTTTTTCTATCGTATGTTCATTGCCGTGGCGATCATTCTGCTCGTTGCGGGAAATTATTTTTTCATTGGTGTTCTATTGGCCTTCTGGTCGGCCTGGGGAATGTTGATCGCTCCCCTCTGGCGGCAGATCAAGTCCCTGGCCACAAGCCCCAGCCTTGAAGGTCATCGCCTTCGGGCGGCGGGGTTGTCGGGCCTGGGAGCGGTACTTCTTTTGATCGGGATCGGCCTGGTTCCGGTGTCGGCGTGGACCATGACCGAGGGGGTGATCTGGATGCCCGAGGAATCGCGCATCCGCGCCCCTCTGCATTGTCTTGGGGATGCGGTCCTCCGTATGCCGGGAACGGATGTCCGGACCGGCGAGCCGCTCCTGACCTGCGCCGATCCGGAACTGGAGGCCCGTCACAAACAATTGCGCCAACAGCGCCGGGAGGTCGCCTCGCGTCTGGAACTGGCCGCCACCTTCGACCGGATGCAGGCGCAGATTGCCGCGTTCGAACTTGACCATGTCGCCGAACAACTGGCCGATCTTGAATCCCGTCGCAAGGCGATGACCATGACAAGCCCTCATGAAGGAATGTTCGTGATGGCGGCCCCGGTCGATTATCCGGGTCGTTATCTGAAGCGGGGCGATGTCGTGGCCTTCGTTCTGGATCCGTCGCGCTTCACGTTGCTGGCCGTGGTGCCTCAGGGGGCGGTCGATCTGGTGCGTCATCATACCCTCGGGGTGGAGTTGCGTGCCGTGGATCGCATCTGGGATCTGCTGCCCGCCAGGATCGTCCGCGAGGTCCCCGCCGCCACCCATGATTTGCCGAGTCTGGCCCTGTCTCTGGCGGGGGGGGGGACCATCGGTCTCAATCCCGATGCCCCCGAACCCAAGGCGCTGACGCCTTTGTTCCAGTTTGAACTCGCCTTTTCCGGTGACAGGATTCCCAAGGCCCTGGGCAACCGCATCCATGTCCGCTTTGTCCATGAGGATGCCCCGCTTGCCGTCCAATGGTATCGGGAACTGCGGCAATTGTTCCTGAAACGGTTTGCGGTATGA
- a CDS encoding chemotaxis protein CheB — MSLHMEHACRPVNKVPPKRTADCILLPVERYACPRMPQKIVVVGASTGGTDALREFLQPMPAAMNGIAIVQHLPHDYNAMLARQLQNHCAMEVRLARNGDEMRQGLVLLSPGDRHMLLHRRGSSFYVELREGPPVRRHRPSVDVLFRSTANCAGANAIGVILTGMGDDGASCMVEMRRAGALTIAQDKKTSVVFGMPAEAIRRGGAWHTLPLPAIAPKVMAACLKMNPKMKDP; from the coding sequence ATGTCGCTGCACATGGAACACGCCTGTCGTCCCGTGAACAAGGTGCCGCCCAAACGGACGGCCGACTGCATTCTGCTGCCCGTGGAACGGTATGCCTGTCCCCGGATGCCACAAAAGATTGTCGTTGTCGGGGCTTCGACCGGTGGTACCGATGCCTTGAGGGAATTTCTGCAACCGATGCCTGCCGCCATGAACGGCATTGCCATCGTCCAGCACCTGCCCCACGACTATAACGCCATGCTGGCCAGGCAGTTGCAGAACCATTGCGCCATGGAGGTGCGGTTGGCGCGCAATGGCGATGAAATGCGGCAAGGGTTGGTGTTGTTGTCTCCGGGGGATCGCCACATGTTGCTTCATCGCCGGGGTTCTTCCTTTTATGTCGAACTCAGGGAGGGACCTCCGGTCCGCCGTCACCGGCCCAGCGTCGATGTCCTGTTCCGTTCGACGGCCAACTGTGCCGGGGCCAACGCCATCGGAGTCATCCTCACGGGAATGGGCGATGACGGGGCCTCCTGCATGGTCGAAATGCGCCGGGCCGGCGCCTTGACCATCGCCCAGGACAAAAAAACATCCGTCGTCTTCGGAATGCCGGCTGAAGCAATCCGCCGGGGAGGCGCATGGCACACCCTTCCCCTTCCGGCCATCGCGCCAAAGGTAATGGCCGCCTGTCTCAAGATGAATCCAAAGATGAAGGATCCGTGA
- a CDS encoding DUF433 domain-containing protein, translating to MDTNAHIVNDPNICGGAPVFKGTRVLLRTILASLAEGDDPEELLKDFPTLTMEDLRAAIAFAAASAVEDLPWPGTPKVA from the coding sequence ATGGACACCAACGCCCACATCGTCAACGACCCGAACATCTGCGGAGGCGCCCCGGTCTTCAAAGGCACCCGCGTCCTACTGCGCACCATCCTGGCCAGCCTGGCGGAAGGGGACGATCCCGAGGAACTGCTCAAGGACTTTCCTACCCTTACCATGGAAGATCTCCGCGCTGCCATCGCCTTCGCTGCGGCATCGGCCGTGGAGGACCTGCCCTGGCCGGGAACGCCCAAGGTTGCATGA
- a CDS encoding chemotaxis protein CheW has translation MSVEGITEPTQFLTFHLGSEVFAVEIARVREVLEYTKVTKVPRTPDFMLGVINLRGSVVPLVDMRAKFSMPQTQPTVNTCFIIMEVMTEEGTQTVVGAMADSVREVFELQPDNVEKPPKIGTKLRADYLRGMGKHEGKFIMILDTDKIFSAQELRAVRQGQVNAEAAA, from the coding sequence ATGAGTGTAGAAGGAATTACCGAACCGACCCAATTTCTGACCTTCCACCTGGGAAGCGAGGTATTCGCCGTCGAAATCGCCCGGGTGCGCGAGGTTCTGGAGTATACCAAGGTGACCAAGGTGCCCCGGACCCCCGATTTCATGCTCGGGGTCATCAATCTGCGCGGCAGCGTCGTCCCCCTGGTGGACATGCGCGCCAAGTTTTCCATGCCCCAGACCCAACCGACCGTCAATACCTGTTTCATCATCATGGAGGTGATGACCGAGGAGGGAACCCAGACCGTCGTCGGCGCCATGGCCGACTCGGTCCGCGAGGTCTTCGAACTCCAACCCGACAACGTCGAAAAACCACCCAAGATCGGGACCAAACTGCGGGCCGACTATCTGCGCGGGATGGGCAAGCACGAGGGCAAGTTCATCATGATCCTCGACACCGACAAGATTTTCTCCGCCCAGGAACTTCGTGCAGTCCGACAGGGACAGGTCAACGCCGAAGCCGCCGCTTGA
- a CDS encoding sulfite exporter TauE/SafE family protein, whose amino-acid sequence MERFSLLVPLLLALSSTPHCLGMCGGIVGAAAFHRARFHGGFREQWPFLLAANAGKMVSYAMAGGMAATFGHSLLSRLSLENGHLWLLGGSGLILIGNGMFLLGHFPLMRHLERLGNLVWRLLEPLARQLIRASGMGQGFLLGMVWGWFPCTLVYGALLWSSAACSPASGALVMALFGLGTFPAMIGAGWLTGWLARFGGIARFSTIIAWLVTGFGIFCIIIAVWSGYHPHMSIVDSVPSCHDPQGVPGHGHDLFPLALCPIAP is encoded by the coding sequence ATGGAGCGATTTTCCCTTCTGGTTCCGCTGCTCCTGGCATTGTCGAGCACGCCTCATTGCCTGGGAATGTGTGGTGGAATCGTGGGAGCCGCGGCATTCCACCGGGCGCGGTTTCATGGCGGATTCCGCGAGCAATGGCCTTTTCTCCTCGCCGCCAACGCCGGAAAGATGGTCAGTTATGCCATGGCGGGTGGCATGGCGGCGACGTTCGGTCACTCGCTCCTGTCGCGGCTTTCCCTGGAAAACGGTCATCTGTGGCTGCTTGGCGGATCGGGATTGATATTGATCGGCAACGGAATGTTTCTCCTGGGACACTTCCCCCTGATGCGCCATCTGGAACGCCTGGGCAACCTGGTGTGGCGCCTCCTGGAGCCGTTGGCGCGGCAATTGATCCGGGCCTCCGGCATGGGACAAGGTTTCTTGTTGGGGATGGTGTGGGGATGGTTTCCATGCACCCTGGTCTATGGGGCCCTCCTCTGGAGCAGTGCCGCCTGCTCTCCGGCATCGGGGGCCCTGGTGATGGCCCTGTTCGGACTCGGAACCTTTCCCGCCATGATCGGCGCCGGATGGTTGACCGGATGGCTCGCCCGCTTCGGCGGAATCGCCCGCTTCAGTACGATCATCGCTTGGCTCGTGACCGGTTTTGGGATATTCTGCATAATAATCGCTGTATGGTCCGGATACCATCCACACATGTCGATTGTTGATTCTGTCCCGTCGTGTCATGATCCCCAGGGGGTACCGGGACATGGCCATGACCTCTTCCCTCTGGCATTGTGTCCGATTGCTCCATGA
- a CDS encoding sigma 54-interacting transcriptional regulator: MKLNESKEESIDATGNAPSFQAVMRAARLVAATDTTVLILGESGVGKELLAQSIHQSSHQAGGPFVPVNCAALSESLAESELFGHTRGAFTGAVGERTGRIAAAHGGTLFLDEIGDMPLSVQAKVLRFLETGECQVLGRERPRQVTVRIIAATHRNLAEMVAENRFRADLFYRLHVVPLHLPPLRERGNDVVLLTKRFLTHFSRRLGVTTPNIAPAAIERLLQHDWPGNIRELRNLCERAVVFQGGNTIDETFITGQLAALRTPFHRDPARSAATAIRESANQQSLSLQGPHIPQEGMSLAALEKELIQKALARTNGNRTRAAKLLDLTRDTLLYRMKKYALR; encoded by the coding sequence ATGAAACTCAATGAATCCAAAGAAGAATCGATCGATGCGACCGGAAACGCTCCCTCCTTCCAGGCGGTCATGCGGGCGGCGCGACTGGTGGCGGCGACCGATACGACCGTCCTGATTCTCGGAGAATCGGGGGTCGGCAAGGAACTCCTGGCCCAATCGATCCACCAGTCAAGCCACCAGGCCGGTGGACCGTTCGTCCCGGTCAACTGCGCCGCCCTGTCGGAATCACTGGCCGAAAGTGAACTGTTCGGACACACCCGGGGGGCCTTCACCGGCGCCGTCGGAGAGCGGACCGGACGCATTGCCGCCGCGCATGGCGGAACGCTGTTTCTCGATGAGATCGGCGACATGCCCCTGTCGGTTCAGGCCAAGGTGCTCCGCTTTCTGGAAACGGGAGAATGTCAGGTCCTGGGGCGGGAACGTCCACGCCAGGTCACGGTCCGGATCATCGCCGCGACCCACCGCAATCTGGCCGAAATGGTCGCCGAGAACCGGTTTCGCGCCGATCTGTTCTATCGTCTGCATGTCGTGCCCCTCCATCTTCCCCCCCTTCGCGAACGGGGAAACGATGTCGTCCTTCTGACCAAAAGGTTTCTCACGCACTTTTCCCGCCGCCTCGGGGTGACGACTCCGAACATCGCCCCCGCCGCCATCGAACGGTTGTTGCAACACGACTGGCCGGGAAACATTCGCGAATTGCGCAACCTGTGCGAGCGGGCCGTCGTCTTCCAGGGCGGAAACACGATCGACGAAACCTTCATCACCGGACAACTGGCGGCTTTGCGGACCCCTTTTCACAGGGATCCGGCACGATCCGCCGCGACGGCCATTCGCGAGTCCGCCAACCAACAATCGCTCTCTTTACAGGGACCGCACATTCCCCAGGAAGGGATGAGCCTGGCGGCATTGGAAAAGGAACTGATCCAAAAAGCGCTCGCACGCACCAACGGCAACCGCACCCGCGCCGCGAAACTCCTGGACCTTACCCGGGACACCCTTCTCTACCGCATGAAAAAATATGCCCTGCGGTAA
- a CDS encoding Rpn family recombination-promoting nuclease/putative transposase, whose product MKFIDPRIDFAFKKIFGSEDAKDILISFLESLLGLDGNRRIVELTILDPFLAPRIKDLKSSVLDVRCKDHRGISYVVEMQMEKVAGFLNRIQYNSAKAYSGQIGRAEDYPKLRQVIAITITDFILFPNFDHSVSCHQSQETITGDSYLSDIVHYFVELTKFTKTLEECDGILDKWIYFIRHADTLERVPDPLDLPPFRHAFEKAMVANMTQDELDLYDKAGIAIADARGRIELAREEGIQTGEAKILTRQLQHRFGSVPDWASKKIAKAEPPVLEKWSLQFLEATSLEDVFAENQGSTRIEKKL is encoded by the coding sequence ATGAAGTTCATCGATCCACGCATCGACTTCGCCTTCAAGAAGATTTTCGGCAGCGAAGACGCGAAGGATATCCTGATCTCCTTTCTGGAGAGTCTGCTCGGGTTGGATGGGAACCGGCGCATCGTGGAATTGACAATCCTGGACCCATTTCTGGCGCCACGCATCAAGGACCTCAAGTCTTCCGTGCTGGATGTGCGCTGCAAGGATCATCGCGGCATCTCGTATGTGGTGGAGATGCAGATGGAGAAAGTCGCCGGATTTCTCAACCGCATCCAATACAACAGTGCCAAAGCCTATTCCGGACAGATCGGCAGGGCTGAAGACTACCCCAAATTAAGACAGGTCATCGCGATCACCATCACCGACTTTATCCTGTTCCCAAACTTCGACCACAGCGTTTCCTGCCACCAGTCCCAGGAAACCATCACGGGCGATTCGTACCTGAGCGATATTGTCCATTATTTCGTGGAGTTGACAAAATTCACAAAAACCTTGGAAGAGTGTGACGGAATCCTTGACAAATGGATCTATTTCATTCGCCATGCCGACACCCTGGAACGGGTACCCGACCCGTTGGACCTGCCACCATTCCGGCATGCGTTCGAAAAGGCCATGGTCGCCAACATGACGCAGGATGAGCTGGATCTTTATGACAAGGCCGGCATCGCCATTGCCGATGCACGCGGACGGATCGAACTGGCACGAGAGGAAGGCATTCAAACGGGCGAAGCCAAAATTCTGACCCGCCAGTTACAACACCGTTTTGGTTCCGTACCCGATTGGGCCAGCAAAAAAATCGCCAAAGCCGAACCTCCTGTCCTGGAGAAGTGGAGCCTTCAATTCTTGGAGGCCACGTCCCTGGAGGATGTATTCGCGGAAAACCAGGGATCCACCCGGATTGAGAAAAAACTTTGA